Proteins from one Paenibacillus amylolyticus genomic window:
- the dapF gene encoding diaminopimelate epimerase, which produces MEFTKMHGLGNDFIVVFGEKELPADAAELAVKWCNRFFGIGADGLVYILPSEKADFQMRIMNSDGSEAEQCGNAIRCVSKYVYDHGHVSQEQITIETIGAGVQPVTLNIRDGKVETVRVDMGEPILDGLQVPTTVDANPVVDHYIEANGHAFKFTAVSMGNPHAVIYVDDAVHFDLTTWGPLLEVHPMFPKKINVEFATVRDRGYVDMRVWERGAGPTLACGTGACATLVSSVLNGHTDRTAVISLKGGDLHIEWNEADNHVYMTGPAEVVFKGVTS; this is translated from the coding sequence ATGGAATTTACGAAAATGCATGGACTTGGTAACGATTTTATCGTTGTATTTGGTGAAAAGGAACTTCCGGCAGATGCAGCAGAATTGGCTGTGAAATGGTGCAACCGTTTCTTCGGTATTGGTGCGGACGGCCTGGTTTATATACTGCCTTCGGAGAAGGCGGACTTTCAGATGCGCATTATGAATTCGGACGGTTCGGAAGCAGAGCAGTGCGGTAATGCCATCCGCTGTGTATCGAAATATGTATACGATCATGGTCATGTCAGCCAGGAGCAGATTACCATTGAAACGATTGGTGCCGGGGTACAACCTGTAACTCTTAACATTCGTGATGGTAAAGTGGAAACGGTTCGTGTGGATATGGGTGAGCCGATCCTGGACGGGCTTCAAGTACCTACAACGGTAGATGCCAATCCCGTGGTTGATCACTACATTGAAGCGAACGGACATGCGTTCAAATTCACTGCCGTATCCATGGGCAACCCGCATGCGGTGATCTATGTTGATGATGCTGTTCATTTCGATCTCACAACTTGGGGTCCACTTCTTGAAGTACATCCCATGTTCCCGAAAAAAATCAATGTGGAATTCGCGACAGTTCGTGACCGCGGATATGTAGATATGCGTGTATGGGAACGCGGAGCGGGTCCAACACTTGCTTGTGGAACCGGCGCTTGTGCAACACTGGTATCCTCTGTTCTGAATGGGCATACGGATCGTACAGCTGTTATCAGCCTCAAAGGTGGAGATCTTCACATTGAGTGGAATGAAGCTGACAATCATGTGTACATGACTGGACCAGCCGAAGTTGTTTTCAAGGGAGTTACATCATAA
- a CDS encoding NFACT RNA binding domain-containing protein, producing MALDGIVTRAIVHELQGCIGGRISKIHQPNGHDVVLTLRAQRGNSKLLVSASPTYPRVHFTEKTFLNPTEAPMFCMLLRKHCEGAIIEEIRQIGMERIIHIDVRQRDELGDVSVKRIIIELMGRHSNIILLDPVTGTILDGIHHVTPSISSYRVIMPGFSYTAPPEQHKSNPLEISREAFEDSYHATEDEASRWLVNSFSGLSPLIAGEIAARGIAAGDTVSAQTVDEGESRVEADALWNAFQAVMGAVREHIYTPVTGMNAKGKMIFSAVHLQSIQELEKTYDTMSKCMEDYYGDKAERDTVKQRVSDLLRFLQNERSKNIKKLDNLNKDLLEADDADKFRLWGELLFASLHQVHKGDKSVELVNFYDEDQANITIQLDPLLTPSDNAQRYFKRYNKYKNSLAVIHEQLGKTKDEIDYLDNLLQQLSIASMNDIEEIRDELVQQGYLRDRNKKGKKKKKNDRPTVHQFTSSEGIDILVGKNNLQNEYVTNRLASSNDTWLHTKDIPGSHVVIRSTDFGEATLEEAAQLAAYFSQAKESSSVPVDYTFIRHVRKPSGAKPGFVIYDHQKTLFVTPDDELIKSLPSTIKNG from the coding sequence ATGGCATTGGACGGCATCGTAACACGGGCCATTGTTCATGAACTGCAAGGCTGCATTGGTGGACGTATCAGCAAGATCCATCAGCCGAATGGCCATGACGTAGTTCTCACGCTGCGTGCTCAACGAGGTAATAGCAAATTGCTTGTTTCGGCAAGTCCGACATATCCGCGTGTGCATTTTACGGAAAAGACATTCCTGAATCCTACGGAAGCACCCATGTTCTGCATGCTGCTCCGCAAGCACTGTGAAGGTGCGATCATTGAGGAGATCCGTCAGATCGGCATGGAACGTATCATCCATATCGATGTGCGCCAGCGCGACGAACTGGGAGATGTTTCGGTTAAACGGATCATCATTGAATTGATGGGACGTCACAGTAATATTATTTTGCTTGATCCCGTTACAGGAACGATTCTGGATGGTATTCATCATGTGACTCCATCCATCAGCAGCTACCGGGTCATCATGCCAGGCTTCTCTTACACCGCCCCACCCGAACAACATAAAAGCAATCCGCTCGAAATAAGCCGTGAAGCATTCGAGGACAGCTATCATGCCACTGAAGACGAAGCATCACGCTGGCTTGTGAATTCCTTCAGCGGTCTAAGCCCGTTGATTGCGGGAGAGATTGCAGCCCGTGGGATTGCTGCTGGAGACACCGTGAGCGCTCAGACTGTGGATGAGGGAGAGAGCCGAGTTGAGGCCGATGCACTCTGGAACGCTTTCCAAGCCGTGATGGGAGCTGTGAGAGAACATATCTACACGCCTGTAACCGGAATGAACGCCAAAGGCAAAATGATTTTCTCGGCGGTTCATCTTCAGAGCATTCAGGAGCTGGAGAAAACCTATGACACAATGAGCAAGTGTATGGAAGATTATTACGGAGACAAGGCTGAACGGGACACGGTTAAACAGCGAGTAAGTGATCTGCTCCGTTTTCTACAGAATGAGCGAAGCAAGAACATCAAAAAGCTGGACAACCTGAACAAGGACCTCCTGGAAGCTGATGATGCAGACAAGTTCAGACTATGGGGTGAGCTACTGTTTGCCTCTCTGCACCAGGTCCACAAAGGGGACAAGAGCGTGGAGCTTGTGAACTTCTACGATGAAGACCAAGCCAACATTACCATTCAGCTTGATCCGCTGCTCACTCCTTCTGACAACGCACAACGTTATTTCAAGCGGTATAACAAATACAAGAACAGTCTGGCTGTCATTCATGAGCAGCTTGGCAAAACCAAAGACGAAATTGACTACCTCGATAACCTGTTACAGCAGTTGTCCATTGCATCGATGAACGACATTGAGGAAATACGGGACGAGCTTGTGCAGCAAGGGTATCTTCGTGATCGCAATAAAAAGGGTAAAAAGAAGAAGAAAAACGATCGTCCGACCGTGCACCAGTTCACCTCCTCGGAGGGAATTGATATTCTTGTAGGCAAAAACAACCTGCAAAACGAGTACGTAACGAACCGTCTCGCTTCTTCCAACGACACCTGGCTGCATACCAAAGACATCCCTGGTTCTCATGTCGTTATTCGCAGTACGGACTTCGGTGAAGCTACGTTGGAAGAAGCAGCACAGCTTGCCGCCTACTTCAGCCAAGCCAAGGAGTCCAGCAGCGTGCCAGTGGATTACACGTTTATCCGTCATGTACGCAAACCAAGTGGTGCGAAGCCAGGATTTGTCATCTATGATCATCAGAAGACCTTGTTTGTCACGCCGGATGACGAGTTGATCAAGAGTCTGCCATCCACCATTAAAAATGGATAA
- a CDS encoding PHP domain-containing protein, producing the protein MIQSNGRCDLHTHSQASDGMQPPADNVKLAKQKGLSAVALTDHDTVAGVAEAQQAGQEYGIDVVAGVEISTRAGGKDIHVLGYYVNIEDEQFLQRLRGLREARDERNHLIIAKLQELGLDISWQEVLEGLGRPLEPDESIGRPHMADVLVNKGYAVDMRDAFDRYLAEGKPGFVSVPRVAPEDACEWIRAAGGAAVIAHPGLYKDDELVRRIIEDSRPDGIEVFHSDHGPEEERRYAEMAKEYDLIETGGSDYHGERQGVVFHGDLGSKTVTVDVLEKLKAAASQQKGV; encoded by the coding sequence GTGATTCAAAGCAATGGACGCTGTGATCTGCATACTCATAGTCAGGCCTCCGATGGAATGCAGCCACCGGCTGATAATGTGAAGCTTGCCAAACAAAAAGGGTTATCTGCGGTTGCTCTAACGGACCATGATACAGTAGCTGGTGTAGCGGAAGCACAGCAAGCGGGACAAGAGTACGGTATTGATGTTGTGGCCGGAGTGGAGATCAGCACACGGGCTGGCGGGAAAGATATTCATGTGCTGGGGTACTATGTGAATATAGAGGATGAGCAATTCCTGCAACGGCTGCGTGGATTACGAGAAGCGCGAGATGAGCGGAATCATCTGATTATCGCCAAGCTTCAGGAACTTGGGCTTGATATAAGCTGGCAGGAGGTACTGGAAGGGCTGGGACGTCCATTGGAGCCGGATGAGAGTATCGGCAGACCTCATATGGCTGATGTGCTGGTGAACAAAGGCTACGCTGTTGACATGCGGGATGCATTCGATCGGTATCTTGCTGAAGGCAAGCCTGGCTTCGTGTCTGTACCCCGTGTTGCACCCGAGGACGCGTGTGAGTGGATCAGAGCGGCAGGCGGAGCCGCTGTGATTGCCCATCCGGGTCTCTATAAGGATGATGAATTGGTACGTCGAATAATCGAAGACTCTCGTCCGGATGGTATTGAGGTGTTTCATTCGGACCATGGCCCGGAAGAGGAACGCAGGTACGCTGAGATGGCTAAGGAATATGATCTTATTGAGACAGGTGGATCCGATTATCATGGAGAACGGCAAGGTGTTGTTTTTCATGGGGATCTTGGCAGCAAGACCGTAACGGTAGATGTGTTGGAAAAGCTAAAAGCAGCTGCTTCACAGCAAAAAGGAGTATAA
- a CDS encoding GNAT family N-acetyltransferase has protein sequence MPIHIRETQPDDLKPLTALMHDYVVGFYNNPWPGDQSIQLLINNLLNQQIGAQFVAEEDGKLIGFATLFFTYSTMKAERVAIMNDLFVTETFREGEAEAQLFAHCQQYTRDHGCAYMSWITAVTNERAQRLFDRLGATRGDWVNYSIT, from the coding sequence ATGCCCATACATATTAGAGAAACTCAACCGGATGATCTGAAACCACTGACAGCATTAATGCATGACTATGTGGTTGGATTCTACAACAACCCCTGGCCAGGTGATCAATCCATCCAGCTTTTGATCAATAACCTGCTTAATCAGCAGATCGGTGCTCAATTCGTGGCAGAAGAGGACGGGAAGCTTATCGGATTTGCCACCCTGTTCTTCACCTACAGCACAATGAAAGCAGAGCGTGTCGCGATCATGAATGACCTTTTTGTTACGGAAACATTCAGAGAAGGCGAAGCAGAAGCCCAGTTATTTGCACACTGCCAGCAATACACACGTGATCATGGCTGTGCTTATATGTCATGGATCACTGCAGTGACCAATGAGCGGGCACAGCGATTATTCGATCGTCTTGGAGCTACACGTGGCGACTGGGTCAACTATTCGATCACATAG